The Mercenaria mercenaria strain notata chromosome 10, MADL_Memer_1, whole genome shotgun sequence genome contains a region encoding:
- the LOC123559974 gene encoding F-box/LRR-repeat protein 7-like isoform X5: MCDPVVTLENAHDSSSGIASDVTSSHNQSAKMSTFKGDNSSVSSTDHRLSDSSFDRQFSDSSVSVDRPYVKKRQGDGKFPWAYTHGAKVAQQNRSNLERSYLSSDSSVHSDYRTPVIHNSAPPSYEYHIQMKQLRNPAYHKLDLQDTDKLMLTAGKGKSKVRPSPFDLMTDDVIVKIFSNLPTDQLCRCSCVCQRWYRLAWDPLLWKRIVINNENVHIDRALKYLTKRLSYNTPTVCVIVEKINLNGCEKLTDKGLHAIAKTCPELRHLEIQGCGNVTNTALFEVVSYCVNLEYLDTTGCPCVTCIRLTDKLLAQATAPHLRQIYLRYLDMTDCTALDDPGLASIATYCCQLQYLFLRRCVRIGDQGVQAVCNNCTNLRELSVSDCKKLTDYGASEISKLSENLRYLSVAKCDKVSDVAIIQIARGCKKLRYLNVRGCEAVSDDSLDTVARNLTRLKSLDIGKCDITDEGLVALAYCKQLKKLSVKSCDAVTDLGIITIAQHCHRLQQLNIQDCHVSLEAYRTVKKHCKRCLIEHTNPGFC, from the exons ATCCTGTTGTGACACTGGAAAATGCCCATGATTCATCTTCCGGTATCGCTTCTGACGTCACAAGTTCACACAACCAATCAGCGAAGATGTCTACtttcaagggagacaactcaTCAGTTTCATCAACAGACCACCGATTGTCGGACTCTTCGTTCGATCGCCAGTTTTCAGACTCATCTGTATCCGTGGATAGGCCATACGTAAAGAAAAGACAGGGTGATGGAAAATTTCCTTGGGCATATACGCACGGAGCAAAGGTTGCCCAGCAAAATAGGTCAAATTTAGAGCGTTCATACTTATCGTCTGATTCAAGTGTGCATTCGGATTATCGAACTCCTGTGATACACAATAGTGCTCCCCCTTCATATGAATATCACATACAAATGAAACAATTGAGAAATCCGGCGTATCATAAACTCGATTTACAAGATACTGATAAGTTAATGCTCACAGCTGGGAAGGGGAAGTCAAAAGTTCGACCTTCACCCTTTGACCTGATGACAGATGACGTCATCGTGAAGATATTTTCAAACTTGCCAACCGACCAACTTTGCCGTTGTTCATGTGTTTGTCAAAGATGGTACAGGCTAGCATGGGACCCACTTTTATGGAAGAGAATAGTTATTAATAACGAAAATGTTCATATAGATAGGGCATTGAAATACTTGACAAAGAGACTCAGTTACAACACGCCTACCGTGTGTGTCATAGTGGAGAAAATAAACTTGAATGGTTGTGAGAAATTAACAGACAAAGGATTGCATGCCATAGCCAAAACTTGTCCTGAATTGAGACATTTAGAAATCCAGGGATGTGGCAATGTGACCAACACTGCCTTGTTTGAAGTCGTTTCCTATTGTGTTAATCTGGAATACCTCGATACAACAG GTTGTCCCTGTGTGACGTGTATCAGACTAACAGACAAGTTGCTTGCTCAAGCCACCGCCCCACATCTCCGCCAAATCTACCTCAGGTATCTCGATATGACAGACTGTACTGCACTCGATGACCCAGGTCTTGCTTCCATAGCAACCTATTGTTGTCAGTTACAATACCTTTTCTTACGCCGTTGTGTTCGTATTGGAGACCAAGGAGTACAAGCTGTGTGTAATAACTGCACAAACCTTCGTGAACTTAGTGTTAGTGATTGTAAAAAATTAACAGATTATGGCGCGAGTGAAATCTCGAAGCTTTCCGAGAATTTACGGTATCTTAGTGTAGCTAAATGTGACAAGGTTTCGGATGTAGCAATAATTCAGATAGCAAGAGGCTGTAAGAAACTAAGATATCTCAATGTGCGAGGTTGTGAAGCAGTTTCAGACGATTCGTTAGACACAGTAGCAAGAAACTTGACTCGGTTAAAGTCCTTGGATATTGGCAAATGTGATATCACTGACGAAGGCTTAGTTGCCCTCGCTTACTGTAAGCAGCTGAAAAAGCTCAGTGTGAAATCTTGTGACGCTGTGACTGACTTAGGTATTATAACAATAGCGCAACATTGTCATAGACTGCAGCAACTTAATATACAAGATTGCCATGTAAGCCTGGAGGCTTATCGCACGGTAAAGAAACATTGCAAAAGATGTCTCATAGAACACACAAATCCAGGTTTTTGTTGA
- the LOC123559974 gene encoding F-box/LRR-repeat protein 7-like isoform X4 translates to MDSYLDPVVTLENAHDSSSGIASDVTSSHNQSAKMSTFKGDNSSVSSTDHRLSDSSFDRQFSDSSVSVDRPYVKKRQGDGKFPWAYTHGAKVAQQNRSNLERSYLSSDSSVHSDYRTPVIHNSAPPSYEYHIQMKQLRNPAYHKLDLQDTDKLMLTAGKGKSKVRPSPFDLMTDDVIVKIFSNLPTDQLCRCSCVCQRWYRLAWDPLLWKRIVINNENVHIDRALKYLTKRLSYNTPTVCVIVEKINLNGCEKLTDKGLHAIAKTCPELRHLEIQGCGNVTNTALFEVVSYCVNLEYLDTTGCPCVTCIRLTDKLLAQATAPHLRQIYLRYLDMTDCTALDDPGLASIATYCCQLQYLFLRRCVRIGDQGVQAVCNNCTNLRELSVSDCKKLTDYGASEISKLSENLRYLSVAKCDKVSDVAIIQIARGCKKLRYLNVRGCEAVSDDSLDTVARNLTRLKSLDIGKCDITDEGLVALAYCKQLKKLSVKSCDAVTDLGIITIAQHCHRLQQLNIQDCHVSLEAYRTVKKHCKRCLIEHTNPGFC, encoded by the exons ATCCTGTTGTGACACTGGAAAATGCCCATGATTCATCTTCCGGTATCGCTTCTGACGTCACAAGTTCACACAACCAATCAGCGAAGATGTCTACtttcaagggagacaactcaTCAGTTTCATCAACAGACCACCGATTGTCGGACTCTTCGTTCGATCGCCAGTTTTCAGACTCATCTGTATCCGTGGATAGGCCATACGTAAAGAAAAGACAGGGTGATGGAAAATTTCCTTGGGCATATACGCACGGAGCAAAGGTTGCCCAGCAAAATAGGTCAAATTTAGAGCGTTCATACTTATCGTCTGATTCAAGTGTGCATTCGGATTATCGAACTCCTGTGATACACAATAGTGCTCCCCCTTCATATGAATATCACATACAAATGAAACAATTGAGAAATCCGGCGTATCATAAACTCGATTTACAAGATACTGATAAGTTAATGCTCACAGCTGGGAAGGGGAAGTCAAAAGTTCGACCTTCACCCTTTGACCTGATGACAGATGACGTCATCGTGAAGATATTTTCAAACTTGCCAACCGACCAACTTTGCCGTTGTTCATGTGTTTGTCAAAGATGGTACAGGCTAGCATGGGACCCACTTTTATGGAAGAGAATAGTTATTAATAACGAAAATGTTCATATAGATAGGGCATTGAAATACTTGACAAAGAGACTCAGTTACAACACGCCTACCGTGTGTGTCATAGTGGAGAAAATAAACTTGAATGGTTGTGAGAAATTAACAGACAAAGGATTGCATGCCATAGCCAAAACTTGTCCTGAATTGAGACATTTAGAAATCCAGGGATGTGGCAATGTGACCAACACTGCCTTGTTTGAAGTCGTTTCCTATTGTGTTAATCTGGAATACCTCGATACAACAG GTTGTCCCTGTGTGACGTGTATCAGACTAACAGACAAGTTGCTTGCTCAAGCCACCGCCCCACATCTCCGCCAAATCTACCTCAGGTATCTCGATATGACAGACTGTACTGCACTCGATGACCCAGGTCTTGCTTCCATAGCAACCTATTGTTGTCAGTTACAATACCTTTTCTTACGCCGTTGTGTTCGTATTGGAGACCAAGGAGTACAAGCTGTGTGTAATAACTGCACAAACCTTCGTGAACTTAGTGTTAGTGATTGTAAAAAATTAACAGATTATGGCGCGAGTGAAATCTCGAAGCTTTCCGAGAATTTACGGTATCTTAGTGTAGCTAAATGTGACAAGGTTTCGGATGTAGCAATAATTCAGATAGCAAGAGGCTGTAAGAAACTAAGATATCTCAATGTGCGAGGTTGTGAAGCAGTTTCAGACGATTCGTTAGACACAGTAGCAAGAAACTTGACTCGGTTAAAGTCCTTGGATATTGGCAAATGTGATATCACTGACGAAGGCTTAGTTGCCCTCGCTTACTGTAAGCAGCTGAAAAAGCTCAGTGTGAAATCTTGTGACGCTGTGACTGACTTAGGTATTATAACAATAGCGCAACATTGTCATAGACTGCAGCAACTTAATATACAAGATTGCCATGTAAGCCTGGAGGCTTATCGCACGGTAAAGAAACATTGCAAAAGATGTCTCATAGAACACACAAATCCAGGTTTTTGTTGA
- the LOC123559974 gene encoding F-box/LRR-repeat protein 7-like isoform X2 — MGAWNAKYKKVPIPIDQTADYSVFDIKEFESSFYKCRVKKIVTFQDPVVTLENAHDSSSGIASDVTSSHNQSAKMSTFKGDNSSVSSTDHRLSDSSFDRQFSDSSVSVDRPYVKKRQGDGKFPWAYTHGAKVAQQNRSNLERSYLSSDSSVHSDYRTPVIHNSAPPSYEYHIQMKQLRNPAYHKLDLQDTDKLMLTAGKGKSKVRPSPFDLMTDDVIVKIFSNLPTDQLCRCSCVCQRWYRLAWDPLLWKRIVINNENVHIDRALKYLTKRLSYNTPTVCVIVEKINLNGCEKLTDKGLHAIAKTCPELRHLEIQGCGNVTNTALFEVVSYCVNLEYLDTTGCPCVTCIRLTDKLLAQATAPHLRQIYLRYLDMTDCTALDDPGLASIATYCCQLQYLFLRRCVRIGDQGVQAVCNNCTNLRELSVSDCKKLTDYGASEISKLSENLRYLSVAKCDKVSDVAIIQIARGCKKLRYLNVRGCEAVSDDSLDTVARNLTRLKSLDIGKCDITDEGLVALAYCKQLKKLSVKSCDAVTDLGIITIAQHCHRLQQLNIQDCHVSLEAYRTVKKHCKRCLIEHTNPGFC, encoded by the exons ATCCTGTTGTGACACTGGAAAATGCCCATGATTCATCTTCCGGTATCGCTTCTGACGTCACAAGTTCACACAACCAATCAGCGAAGATGTCTACtttcaagggagacaactcaTCAGTTTCATCAACAGACCACCGATTGTCGGACTCTTCGTTCGATCGCCAGTTTTCAGACTCATCTGTATCCGTGGATAGGCCATACGTAAAGAAAAGACAGGGTGATGGAAAATTTCCTTGGGCATATACGCACGGAGCAAAGGTTGCCCAGCAAAATAGGTCAAATTTAGAGCGTTCATACTTATCGTCTGATTCAAGTGTGCATTCGGATTATCGAACTCCTGTGATACACAATAGTGCTCCCCCTTCATATGAATATCACATACAAATGAAACAATTGAGAAATCCGGCGTATCATAAACTCGATTTACAAGATACTGATAAGTTAATGCTCACAGCTGGGAAGGGGAAGTCAAAAGTTCGACCTTCACCCTTTGACCTGATGACAGATGACGTCATCGTGAAGATATTTTCAAACTTGCCAACCGACCAACTTTGCCGTTGTTCATGTGTTTGTCAAAGATGGTACAGGCTAGCATGGGACCCACTTTTATGGAAGAGAATAGTTATTAATAACGAAAATGTTCATATAGATAGGGCATTGAAATACTTGACAAAGAGACTCAGTTACAACACGCCTACCGTGTGTGTCATAGTGGAGAAAATAAACTTGAATGGTTGTGAGAAATTAACAGACAAAGGATTGCATGCCATAGCCAAAACTTGTCCTGAATTGAGACATTTAGAAATCCAGGGATGTGGCAATGTGACCAACACTGCCTTGTTTGAAGTCGTTTCCTATTGTGTTAATCTGGAATACCTCGATACAACAG GTTGTCCCTGTGTGACGTGTATCAGACTAACAGACAAGTTGCTTGCTCAAGCCACCGCCCCACATCTCCGCCAAATCTACCTCAGGTATCTCGATATGACAGACTGTACTGCACTCGATGACCCAGGTCTTGCTTCCATAGCAACCTATTGTTGTCAGTTACAATACCTTTTCTTACGCCGTTGTGTTCGTATTGGAGACCAAGGAGTACAAGCTGTGTGTAATAACTGCACAAACCTTCGTGAACTTAGTGTTAGTGATTGTAAAAAATTAACAGATTATGGCGCGAGTGAAATCTCGAAGCTTTCCGAGAATTTACGGTATCTTAGTGTAGCTAAATGTGACAAGGTTTCGGATGTAGCAATAATTCAGATAGCAAGAGGCTGTAAGAAACTAAGATATCTCAATGTGCGAGGTTGTGAAGCAGTTTCAGACGATTCGTTAGACACAGTAGCAAGAAACTTGACTCGGTTAAAGTCCTTGGATATTGGCAAATGTGATATCACTGACGAAGGCTTAGTTGCCCTCGCTTACTGTAAGCAGCTGAAAAAGCTCAGTGTGAAATCTTGTGACGCTGTGACTGACTTAGGTATTATAACAATAGCGCAACATTGTCATAGACTGCAGCAACTTAATATACAAGATTGCCATGTAAGCCTGGAGGCTTATCGCACGGTAAAGAAACATTGCAAAAGATGTCTCATAGAACACACAAATCCAGGTTTTTGTTGA
- the LOC123559974 gene encoding F-box/LRR-repeat protein 7-like isoform X3, which translates to MRFKNLYPVVTLENAHDSSSGIASDVTSSHNQSAKMSTFKGDNSSVSSTDHRLSDSSFDRQFSDSSVSVDRPYVKKRQGDGKFPWAYTHGAKVAQQNRSNLERSYLSSDSSVHSDYRTPVIHNSAPPSYEYHIQMKQLRNPAYHKLDLQDTDKLMLTAGKGKSKVRPSPFDLMTDDVIVKIFSNLPTDQLCRCSCVCQRWYRLAWDPLLWKRIVINNENVHIDRALKYLTKRLSYNTPTVCVIVEKINLNGCEKLTDKGLHAIAKTCPELRHLEIQGCGNVTNTALFEVVSYCVNLEYLDTTGCPCVTCIRLTDKLLAQATAPHLRQIYLRYLDMTDCTALDDPGLASIATYCCQLQYLFLRRCVRIGDQGVQAVCNNCTNLRELSVSDCKKLTDYGASEISKLSENLRYLSVAKCDKVSDVAIIQIARGCKKLRYLNVRGCEAVSDDSLDTVARNLTRLKSLDIGKCDITDEGLVALAYCKQLKKLSVKSCDAVTDLGIITIAQHCHRLQQLNIQDCHVSLEAYRTVKKHCKRCLIEHTNPGFC; encoded by the exons ATCCTGTTGTGACACTGGAAAATGCCCATGATTCATCTTCCGGTATCGCTTCTGACGTCACAAGTTCACACAACCAATCAGCGAAGATGTCTACtttcaagggagacaactcaTCAGTTTCATCAACAGACCACCGATTGTCGGACTCTTCGTTCGATCGCCAGTTTTCAGACTCATCTGTATCCGTGGATAGGCCATACGTAAAGAAAAGACAGGGTGATGGAAAATTTCCTTGGGCATATACGCACGGAGCAAAGGTTGCCCAGCAAAATAGGTCAAATTTAGAGCGTTCATACTTATCGTCTGATTCAAGTGTGCATTCGGATTATCGAACTCCTGTGATACACAATAGTGCTCCCCCTTCATATGAATATCACATACAAATGAAACAATTGAGAAATCCGGCGTATCATAAACTCGATTTACAAGATACTGATAAGTTAATGCTCACAGCTGGGAAGGGGAAGTCAAAAGTTCGACCTTCACCCTTTGACCTGATGACAGATGACGTCATCGTGAAGATATTTTCAAACTTGCCAACCGACCAACTTTGCCGTTGTTCATGTGTTTGTCAAAGATGGTACAGGCTAGCATGGGACCCACTTTTATGGAAGAGAATAGTTATTAATAACGAAAATGTTCATATAGATAGGGCATTGAAATACTTGACAAAGAGACTCAGTTACAACACGCCTACCGTGTGTGTCATAGTGGAGAAAATAAACTTGAATGGTTGTGAGAAATTAACAGACAAAGGATTGCATGCCATAGCCAAAACTTGTCCTGAATTGAGACATTTAGAAATCCAGGGATGTGGCAATGTGACCAACACTGCCTTGTTTGAAGTCGTTTCCTATTGTGTTAATCTGGAATACCTCGATACAACAG GTTGTCCCTGTGTGACGTGTATCAGACTAACAGACAAGTTGCTTGCTCAAGCCACCGCCCCACATCTCCGCCAAATCTACCTCAGGTATCTCGATATGACAGACTGTACTGCACTCGATGACCCAGGTCTTGCTTCCATAGCAACCTATTGTTGTCAGTTACAATACCTTTTCTTACGCCGTTGTGTTCGTATTGGAGACCAAGGAGTACAAGCTGTGTGTAATAACTGCACAAACCTTCGTGAACTTAGTGTTAGTGATTGTAAAAAATTAACAGATTATGGCGCGAGTGAAATCTCGAAGCTTTCCGAGAATTTACGGTATCTTAGTGTAGCTAAATGTGACAAGGTTTCGGATGTAGCAATAATTCAGATAGCAAGAGGCTGTAAGAAACTAAGATATCTCAATGTGCGAGGTTGTGAAGCAGTTTCAGACGATTCGTTAGACACAGTAGCAAGAAACTTGACTCGGTTAAAGTCCTTGGATATTGGCAAATGTGATATCACTGACGAAGGCTTAGTTGCCCTCGCTTACTGTAAGCAGCTGAAAAAGCTCAGTGTGAAATCTTGTGACGCTGTGACTGACTTAGGTATTATAACAATAGCGCAACATTGTCATAGACTGCAGCAACTTAATATACAAGATTGCCATGTAAGCCTGGAGGCTTATCGCACGGTAAAGAAACATTGCAAAAGATGTCTCATAGAACACACAAATCCAGGTTTTTGTTGA
- the LOC123559974 gene encoding F-box/LRR-repeat protein 7-like isoform X6 produces MSTFKGDNSSVSSTDHRLSDSSFDRQFSDSSVSVDRPYVKKRQGDGKFPWAYTHGAKVAQQNRSNLERSYLSSDSSVHSDYRTPVIHNSAPPSYEYHIQMKQLRNPAYHKLDLQDTDKLMLTAGKGKSKVRPSPFDLMTDDVIVKIFSNLPTDQLCRCSCVCQRWYRLAWDPLLWKRIVINNENVHIDRALKYLTKRLSYNTPTVCVIVEKINLNGCEKLTDKGLHAIAKTCPELRHLEIQGCGNVTNTALFEVVSYCVNLEYLDTTGCPCVTCIRLTDKLLAQATAPHLRQIYLRYLDMTDCTALDDPGLASIATYCCQLQYLFLRRCVRIGDQGVQAVCNNCTNLRELSVSDCKKLTDYGASEISKLSENLRYLSVAKCDKVSDVAIIQIARGCKKLRYLNVRGCEAVSDDSLDTVARNLTRLKSLDIGKCDITDEGLVALAYCKQLKKLSVKSCDAVTDLGIITIAQHCHRLQQLNIQDCHVSLEAYRTVKKHCKRCLIEHTNPGFC; encoded by the exons ATGTCTACtttcaagggagacaactcaTCAGTTTCATCAACAGACCACCGATTGTCGGACTCTTCGTTCGATCGCCAGTTTTCAGACTCATCTGTATCCGTGGATAGGCCATACGTAAAGAAAAGACAGGGTGATGGAAAATTTCCTTGGGCATATACGCACGGAGCAAAGGTTGCCCAGCAAAATAGGTCAAATTTAGAGCGTTCATACTTATCGTCTGATTCAAGTGTGCATTCGGATTATCGAACTCCTGTGATACACAATAGTGCTCCCCCTTCATATGAATATCACATACAAATGAAACAATTGAGAAATCCGGCGTATCATAAACTCGATTTACAAGATACTGATAAGTTAATGCTCACAGCTGGGAAGGGGAAGTCAAAAGTTCGACCTTCACCCTTTGACCTGATGACAGATGACGTCATCGTGAAGATATTTTCAAACTTGCCAACCGACCAACTTTGCCGTTGTTCATGTGTTTGTCAAAGATGGTACAGGCTAGCATGGGACCCACTTTTATGGAAGAGAATAGTTATTAATAACGAAAATGTTCATATAGATAGGGCATTGAAATACTTGACAAAGAGACTCAGTTACAACACGCCTACCGTGTGTGTCATAGTGGAGAAAATAAACTTGAATGGTTGTGAGAAATTAACAGACAAAGGATTGCATGCCATAGCCAAAACTTGTCCTGAATTGAGACATTTAGAAATCCAGGGATGTGGCAATGTGACCAACACTGCCTTGTTTGAAGTCGTTTCCTATTGTGTTAATCTGGAATACCTCGATACAACAG GTTGTCCCTGTGTGACGTGTATCAGACTAACAGACAAGTTGCTTGCTCAAGCCACCGCCCCACATCTCCGCCAAATCTACCTCAGGTATCTCGATATGACAGACTGTACTGCACTCGATGACCCAGGTCTTGCTTCCATAGCAACCTATTGTTGTCAGTTACAATACCTTTTCTTACGCCGTTGTGTTCGTATTGGAGACCAAGGAGTACAAGCTGTGTGTAATAACTGCACAAACCTTCGTGAACTTAGTGTTAGTGATTGTAAAAAATTAACAGATTATGGCGCGAGTGAAATCTCGAAGCTTTCCGAGAATTTACGGTATCTTAGTGTAGCTAAATGTGACAAGGTTTCGGATGTAGCAATAATTCAGATAGCAAGAGGCTGTAAGAAACTAAGATATCTCAATGTGCGAGGTTGTGAAGCAGTTTCAGACGATTCGTTAGACACAGTAGCAAGAAACTTGACTCGGTTAAAGTCCTTGGATATTGGCAAATGTGATATCACTGACGAAGGCTTAGTTGCCCTCGCTTACTGTAAGCAGCTGAAAAAGCTCAGTGTGAAATCTTGTGACGCTGTGACTGACTTAGGTATTATAACAATAGCGCAACATTGTCATAGACTGCAGCAACTTAATATACAAGATTGCCATGTAAGCCTGGAGGCTTATCGCACGGTAAAGAAACATTGCAAAAGATGTCTCATAGAACACACAAATCCAGGTTTTTGTTGA